One Catharus ustulatus isolate bCatUst1 chromosome 2, bCatUst1.pri.v2, whole genome shotgun sequence genomic window carries:
- the POU4F1 gene encoding POU domain, class 4, transcription factor 1: MMSMNSKQPHFAMHPTLPEHKYPSLHSSSEAIRRACLPTPPLQSNIFASLDETLLARAEALAAVDIAVSQGKSHPFKPDATYHTMNSVPCTSTSTVPLAHHHHHHHHHHQALEPGDLLDHITSPSLALMPGGGGGGGGGGGGHDGAGGGGGGAGGGGGGGGSGGGGGGLISTSAHPHSHMHGLGHLSHPAAMNMPSGLPHPGLVAAHHGAAGQVASAAAVVGAAGLASICDSDTDPRELEAFAERFKQRRIKLGVTQADVGSALANLKIPGVGSLSQSTICRFESLTLSHNNMIALKPILQAWLEEAEGAQREKMNKPELFNGGEKKRKRTSIAAPEKRSLEAYFAVQPRPSSEKIAAIAEKLDLKKNVVRVWFCNQRQKQKRMKFSATY, translated from the exons ATGATGTCCATGAACAGCAAACAGCCTCATTTTGCCATGCATCCCACCCTACCTGAGCACAAATACCCCTCTCTACACTCCAGCTCGGAAGCAATAAGAAGAGCATGTCTACCAACTCCACCG ctgcagagcaataTCTTCGCCAGCCTCGATGAGACCCTGCTGGCGCGGGCCGAGGCTCTGGCCGCCGTCGACATCGCCGTGTCGCAGGGCAAGAGCCACCCGTTCAAGCCCGATGCCACGTACCACACCATGAACAGCGTGCCCTGCACCTCCACCTCCACCGTGCCCCTGGcgcaccaccaccaccaccaccaccaccatcaccagGCGCTGGAGCCCGGCGACCTCCTCGACCACATCACCTCCCCCTCCCTTGCGCTCATGcccggcggaggcggcggcggaggcggcggcggcggcggccacgacggggcgggcggcggaggcggcggggccggcggcggcgggggcggcggcggcagcggcgggggcggcggcggcctcATCTCCACTTCGGCCCACCCGCACTCGCACATGCACGGCCTGGGCCACCTCTCGCACCCGGCCGCCATGAACATGCCGTCGGGGCTGCCGCACCCGGGGCTGGTGGCCGCGCACCACGGCGCCGCGGGGCAGGTGGCCTCGGCGGCGGCCGTGGTGGGGGCGGCCGGGCTGGCCTCCATCTGCGACTCGGACACGGACCCGCGAGAGCTGGAGGCCTTCGCCGAGCGCTTCAAGCAGCGCCGCATCAAGCTGGGGGTGACCCAGGCCGACGTGGGCTCCGCGCTGGCCAACCTGAAGATCCCGGGCGTGGGGTCCCTCAGCCAGAGCACCATCTGCCGCTTCGAGTCCCTCACCCTCTCCCACAACAACATGATCGCCCTCAAGCCCATCCTGCAGGCCTGGCTGGAGGAGGCCGAGGGCGCCCAGCGGGAAAAAATGAACAAGCCCGAGCTCTTCAATGGGGGCGAGAAGAAGCGCAAGCGGACTTCCATCGCCGCCCCGGAGAAGCGCTCGCTGGAGGCGTACTTCGCCGTCCAGCCCCGGCCCTCCTCCGAGAAGATCGCCGCCATCGCCGAGAAATTGGACCTCAAAAAGAACGTGGTGCGGGTTTGGTTTTGCAACCAGAGACAGAAGCAGAAACGGATGAAATTTTCCGCCACCTACTAG